The Arcanobacterium wilhelmae region TTGTGTGATTTGTACGCAAACGTAAGTAGTGCGCTTTTGAACCACGCGACACGCAAATTCAGGAGAATGCAACAATGACTGAGCAGAACATCCCTCAGCAAAACCCAACCCAGCAGCCCGCTTACGGGCAGCCCATGTACGGTCAGCAGTACGATCCACGTTACAAGGTGATTAACAAGCACCTGTTTGTATGGCTGGGCGCGTTCTTCTTTGGCGGCCTGGGCGTGGACCGCTTCATGCGAGGCCAGGTTGGCCTCGGCATTTTCAAGCTCCTGATTGGCTGGTGGGCAACCCTCGGTATTTGGCCTCTGGTCGATTGGATTATTGCAGTGGTGAAGGCCTACGGTTCGGCATACTCGGCCGGCGAGGAAATCGTCTTCGACGCTTCCGGCCACTACATCCGCTGAGTCATTCATCAAGCGGTCTAATCACCGAAAATGGCGGTTTTTCACGAAAAACTTTCGTGAAAAACCGCCATTTTCTTCTGTTGGCCACGATGATCGTGTGCCTCTCGCTGGGCTCGCCTTCGATCGCTTACAGCTCCACGGATTCGCCGTCGTGGAGGGGGATCGCTGTTGCGCCCACGCGTGTGGCGAGCTTTTCGGCTGTGTGCATCTCGAACTCCACGCCCAGATCGCCCAGCGGAGCATCGTGAATCGGAATCACGTACTTCGGCGGGTTGGCTTCGAGGGCGCGCTCGCGATCGACGTTCTTCGCCCACGGGGTCTCCATTGGCAACAACAGGATTTCCGCCGCAACAGGCTGCAACGCATCGCCCGGGTGGAGCAGGCGACCATCGATCAGGAAGCCAACATTCAAAATCTCCGGATCGTCGAGCGACGTCGTATCCTGCAAGTGCCCAACTACGTCGATGCGCACGCCACCGACGTCGAACGAGTCGCCGTCGTCGACGCTCCGAACCGCAAACTCGGCCGTTTCCGCAAGCGACGCCGGCCCGTAAACCGGCAACTCCGGCTTCGCCGCAACTGCCTTCGCCACGGCCTCGTGGGAAATATGGTCGAAGTGATCGTGCGTGATTAGCACAGCATCAACGCTGGTCAGATCCGGAATCGTGCCGAACTCGCCCGGATCAATCGCCAGGCGCACGTTCTTCGTCTCCACCAAAACCGCCGCATGAGTAAAACGTGTAATCTTCATTTCTGCTCCTTGATTCTGTGAATGAAACGCCGCGAGCCGCGGATTTATGCCAGGAGGTAGCCGACGCCGGCACCCCAACTGGAGCACCGGCGTCGGGGGCGCATCAGCCGAGGATGAGCTTCTGGTTACCAAACGTCGCGACGACTTCGACAGCTCCACCGAGAGCGGTGACGTAAGCGCGCAGGGTATCGAGCCCTGAGCGCCCGAGTTCACCTTTTTCAAGCGCGGAGATCGTGGGCTGGGTAAGGTTCATACGCTGCGCAACTTCGGATTGTGTCACACCAAGTGATTCGCGGATTTGGCGAAGCGAATATGCGCGCTCTTCCGCCTCCATCTGCTGTACGAGTTCAGCGACTCGTTCTGGGCGTGGCTGACGCTGGG contains the following coding sequences:
- a CDS encoding TM2 domain-containing protein — translated: MTEQNIPQQNPTQQPAYGQPMYGQQYDPRYKVINKHLFVWLGAFFFGGLGVDRFMRGQVGLGIFKLLIGWWATLGIWPLVDWIIAVVKAYGSAYSAGEEIVFDASGHYIR
- a CDS encoding MBL fold metallo-hydrolase encodes the protein MKITRFTHAAVLVETKNVRLAIDPGEFGTIPDLTSVDAVLITHDHFDHISHEAVAKAVAAKPELPVYGPASLAETAEFAVRSVDDGDSFDVGGVRIDVVGHLQDTTSLDDPEILNVGFLIDGRLLHPGDALQPVAAEILLLPMETPWAKNVDRERALEANPPKYVIPIHDAPLGDLGVEFEMHTAEKLATRVGATAIPLHDGESVEL
- a CDS encoding helix-turn-helix domain-containing protein; its protein translation is METTSWKDMKAQRQPRPERVAELVQQMEAEERAYSLRQIRESLGVTQSEVAQRMNLTQPTISALEKGELGRSGLDTLRAYVTALGGAVEVVATFGNQKLILG